One window from the genome of Nicotiana tomentosiformis chromosome 5, ASM39032v3, whole genome shotgun sequence encodes:
- the LOC104109294 gene encoding uncharacterized protein, with protein sequence MCPLCVHSWANIKEYKLQHMWEAVTDKFDSDDLNDQRDHVLKHMKKLWNNWRGSMQGNIKSKPFRYALKDVPNGVDKSDWEWLVKEYFFTEKFKETSTRNSVNRSKLSMPHRTGSKPIREIIYELGGKDGNPPDVATIFFETRKKNNKLVEPETNEKYDKIKEFVQSESSLTNIEVVERCFGPQRKSHVVGFGGGITAKELKCGNSSKAALLEKLNAIVKENESLKGRLEGLESKYDELGSKYAQLAKIVFDQPSSTSSSDP encoded by the exons ATGTGCCCATTGTGTGTACACTCATGGGCAAACATCAAAGAATATAAGCTACAACACATGTGGGAAGCTGTTACG GACAAATTTGACAGTGATGACTTAAATGATCAACGAGATCATGTCTTGAAACATATGAAAAAGTTATGGAACAATTGGAGAGGATCGATGCAAGGGAATATTAAGTCTAAGCCATTCCGGTATGCTCTAAAAGATGTGCCAAATGGGGTAGACAAGAGTGATTGGGAATGGCTGGTCAAGGAGTATTTTTTCACTGAAAAATTTAAG GAGACAAGTACAAGAAACTCGGTCAATAGGTCTAAGTTGAGTATGCCTCATCGTACGGGTAGTAAGCCAATTAGGGAGATCATTTATGAATTG GGAGGTAAAGATGGTAATCCACCAGATGTGGCAACTATTTTTTTTGAGACTCGTAAGAAGAACAACAAGCTTGTCGAACCTGAAACCAATGAGAAATAT GATAAAATCAAAGAATTTGTGCAATCTGAATCATCTCTTACAAACATTGAGGTTGTAGAAAGGTGCTTCGGACCTCAACGAAAGAGTCATGTAGTTGGATTTGGTGGTGGGATAACAGCTAAGGAGTTGAAATGTGGTAACTCCTCTAAAGCTGCATTGTTGGAAAAGCTGAATGCTATTGTAAAAGAAAATGAATCACTAAAAGGACGTTTGGAAGGGCTAGAGAGTAAATATGATGAGCTAGGGAGTAAATACGCACAACTTGCAAAGATAGTGTTTGATCAGCCTTCATCAACATCTTCAAGTGATCCATAG